The proteins below are encoded in one region of Phenylobacterium zucineum HLK1:
- a CDS encoding Dps family protein, translating into MLTQETPKTSSPAASAPAAGANQVALALGKLLADTHALYLKTHGYHWNVRGPQFPALHHLFEEQYKSLWASLDEIAERIRALGALAPQGYASMANLTGVKDGDPHWSAQEMLRDLLSDHEQVCGTVKAAIQAAEAAGDAATVDLLNDRLAAHEKQAWMLRATLAPN; encoded by the coding sequence ATGCTGACTCAAGAGACGCCCAAGACGAGTTCGCCGGCGGCTTCGGCGCCCGCGGCCGGCGCCAATCAGGTCGCGCTTGCGCTCGGCAAGCTGCTCGCCGACACGCACGCGCTCTACCTGAAAACCCACGGTTACCATTGGAACGTCCGCGGACCGCAGTTCCCGGCGCTGCATCATCTGTTCGAGGAACAGTACAAGTCGCTCTGGGCCTCCCTCGACGAGATCGCCGAGCGGATCCGCGCGCTGGGGGCGCTTGCGCCCCAGGGCTACGCCTCGATGGCGAACCTGACCGGAGTGAAGGACGGTGATCCGCACTGGAGCGCTCAGGAGATGCTGCGCGACCTGCTGAGCGACCACGAGCAGGTGTGCGGCACGGTCAAGGCCGCGATCCAGGCGGCGGAGGCGGCGGGCGACGCCGCGACGGTCGACCTGCTGAACGATCGGCTGGCCGCGCACGAAAAGCAGGCCTGGATGCTGCGCGCGACGCTCGCGCCCAACTGA
- a CDS encoding SMP-30/gluconolactonase/LRE family protein, which translates to MRPVAALVAGTPPCVLGEGPFWDEAGMRLLWVDIVARRVHAYGFRDQALTTWDTPSLVSAAIPTQAGDLMLALQDGLYRFRPETGELRLFCRPDADPGNRSNECRCDPQGRLWLGTMQNNIAPDASPRPVTRSSGGLFVVDADGQSRRMLSNIGVANTLAWSPDGERLYFADSRRNLIWRFRYRPEGPMLLDQEVFVEGGPGVPDGSAMDTGGFLWTARWGAGCVMRYAPDGRIDQIVQLPVRQPSSCAFGGPDRKTLFVTTARHGLQEPAGPHEGCLFSLDVAAPGLPQPIFRG; encoded by the coding sequence ATGAGGCCTGTCGCCGCCTTGGTCGCAGGCACGCCCCCCTGCGTCCTCGGCGAAGGCCCCTTCTGGGACGAAGCGGGCATGCGCCTCCTCTGGGTCGATATTGTCGCGCGGCGCGTCCACGCCTACGGCTTTCGCGATCAAGCTCTCACGACCTGGGACACCCCAAGCCTGGTCTCCGCGGCGATCCCGACGCAGGCGGGCGATTTGATGCTCGCCCTGCAGGACGGCCTCTATCGCTTTAGACCTGAGACGGGCGAGCTACGGTTGTTCTGTCGGCCCGACGCCGATCCTGGGAACCGCTCAAACGAGTGCCGCTGCGATCCCCAAGGGCGCCTGTGGCTGGGAACCATGCAGAACAACATCGCGCCCGACGCCTCGCCGCGCCCGGTGACCCGCTCCAGCGGCGGGCTGTTCGTTGTCGATGCGGATGGGCAATCCCGGCGGATGCTGTCGAACATCGGCGTCGCCAACACCCTTGCCTGGAGCCCGGACGGCGAGCGTCTCTATTTCGCCGACAGCCGGCGCAACCTGATCTGGAGATTCCGCTACCGGCCCGAGGGTCCGATGCTCCTGGACCAGGAGGTTTTCGTCGAGGGCGGTCCCGGCGTGCCGGACGGTTCGGCGATGGATACGGGAGGCTTCCTCTGGACCGCGCGTTGGGGCGCGGGGTGCGTCATGCGCTATGCGCCGGACGGTCGGATCGATCAGATCGTCCAGCTTCCCGTGCGCCAGCCGTCCAGCTGTGCGTTCGGCGGGCCGGATCGAAAGACGCTCTTCGTCACGACGGCGCGCCATGGACTGCAGGAGCCGGCGGGGCCGCACGAAGGCTGCCTCTTCAGTTTGGATGTCGCGGCGCCAGGTCTGCCGCAGCCGATCTTCCGGGGCTGA
- a CDS encoding ATPase domain-containing protein, whose amino-acid sequence MVSTASHEFEDEAPVPSGIAGLDEILVGGFSRSNVHLVEGAPGTGKTTLGLQFLLDGRERGERGLYVTLSETKRELARSARTHGWSLDGIEIFELVPPELTLDPEQEQTLVYASDLELGETVSMVRKEVERVKPERVVFDSVSEIRLLSQGSLRYRRQVLALKNFLALQNCTSLFLDDLTQQAEETSLHSMVHGVVRLHQTALQFGGDRRRLQISKLRGREYKGGFHDFAIRKGGLQVFPRLIAAEHERDFSPTEPVSSGIGELDALLGGGLSRGTSTLIMGPSGTGKSSLTLQVIDAALKRGEKVLIVSFDETRRVLMARAEGLSIDLGGPVASGQLVLRHIDPAELSPGELIGMIRQHVEAGAQVVALDSLTGYQNAMPEESYLTLHMHELLSYLGQQGVMTLLVLAQHGLVGPMQSSVDLTYISDTVLLLRFFEAGGKIRRAMSVMKKRTGPHEETIREFRISSDGLRVGPALEQFHGVLTGVPAFSGPPSTLLEPKPDEA is encoded by the coding sequence GTGGTGAGTACTGCGTCGCACGAGTTTGAAGACGAAGCGCCGGTTCCCTCCGGCATCGCGGGGCTGGACGAGATCCTGGTCGGCGGGTTCAGCCGGTCGAATGTCCATTTGGTCGAGGGCGCGCCCGGCACCGGCAAGACGACGCTCGGCCTCCAGTTCCTGCTTGACGGACGCGAGCGCGGCGAGCGCGGTCTCTATGTGACCCTCTCGGAGACCAAGCGCGAGCTGGCTCGATCCGCCCGGACGCACGGCTGGTCGCTCGACGGGATCGAGATCTTCGAGCTGGTGCCGCCCGAGCTGACGCTGGACCCCGAACAGGAACAGACCCTCGTCTACGCCTCGGACCTGGAGCTTGGCGAAACCGTCTCCATGGTCCGCAAGGAGGTCGAGCGGGTGAAGCCCGAACGCGTCGTGTTCGACAGCGTCTCGGAGATCCGCCTCCTGTCCCAGGGCTCGCTGCGCTACCGCCGTCAGGTCCTGGCCCTCAAGAACTTCCTCGCGCTGCAGAACTGCACGAGCCTCTTCCTGGACGACCTCACCCAGCAGGCGGAGGAGACCAGCCTGCACAGCATGGTGCACGGGGTCGTGCGGTTGCATCAGACCGCCCTCCAATTCGGGGGCGACCGGCGCCGGCTGCAAATCTCGAAGCTGCGCGGCCGCGAGTACAAGGGCGGCTTCCACGACTTCGCTATTCGCAAGGGCGGGCTTCAGGTCTTTCCGCGCCTGATCGCGGCCGAACATGAACGGGACTTCTCACCGACCGAGCCGGTGTCGAGCGGCATCGGCGAACTCGACGCCTTGCTGGGCGGGGGTCTGTCGCGCGGCACCAGCACCCTGATCATGGGACCCTCCGGGACGGGCAAGTCGTCCCTGACGCTGCAGGTCATCGATGCGGCCCTCAAGCGCGGCGAGAAGGTGCTGATCGTCTCCTTCGATGAGACGCGGCGTGTGCTGATGGCCCGGGCGGAGGGCCTGTCCATCGATCTCGGCGGGCCGGTCGCCTCGGGGCAGCTTGTTCTACGCCACATCGACCCGGCGGAACTCTCGCCCGGCGAGTTGATCGGGATGATCCGCCAGCACGTCGAAGCCGGCGCCCAGGTCGTCGCGCTGGACTCGCTGACGGGCTATCAGAACGCCATGCCGGAGGAGAGCTACCTCACCCTCCACATGCATGAACTGCTGAGTTATCTCGGTCAGCAGGGGGTGATGACCCTGCTGGTGCTGGCGCAGCACGGCTTGGTCGGGCCCATGCAAAGCAGCGTTGACCTCACCTACATCAGTGACACGGTGCTGCTGCTGCGGTTCTTCGAAGCCGGCGGCAAGATCCGCCGGGCCATGTCGGTGATGAAGAAGCGAACCGGACCGCACGAAGAGACGATCCGCGAGTTCCGCATCAGTTCGGACGGGCTGCGCGTGGGACCGGCGTTGGAGCAGTTCCATGGCGTGCTGACGGGGGTGCCGGCCTTCTCGGGGCCGCCCTCCACGCTCCTGGAGCCCAAGCCGGATGAGGCCTGA
- the ppc gene encoding phosphoenolpyruvate carboxylase, whose amino-acid sequence MSATPPGDVRSATQEVGALLGQIIRDEDPSAFARIEAVRRLAVARHFQGAAGELPALLDGLSADEAFKVVHGFACFLQAANAAEDAMQARRASLGEDAIRLDDVLDALAKEGVTEDQVRALLGKGLIVPVLTAHPSEVRRRSVLEHAQAMRETLGALAHPDCGPDAETLSEILLRETALLWGTRLLRSVKPTPEDEVDNTVAVMRASLLSAIPAVYEAWERRLGPELPGFLRLGSWVGGDRDGNPFVTGEVLRRALARQAEAVLGHYLEEVHRLGVSLSLAEDLAPPTPELKAFADSLADPPAHQAREPYRRALTLIYARLAATYQALVGRPAPRLAAARADPYASPDALVADLERLLSSLRRTNARAFSRGPLPNLVRAVRVFGFHLASLDLRQNAAVHERVVAELLAKAGACDDYLALDEAGRQRILLAELAHRRPLVSPIVCYSEETARELGVFRAAAEARARFGPAALGAYIVSNAGAVSDLLEPYVLMKEAGLFDPIEPSAPLRVEPLFETIADLRAAPEVLAAYLETPLIAGLMRGANAHQEVMIGYSDSSKDGSYLTSSWQLHRTSAALSALADAKGVRLQLFHGRGGAVGRGGGSSFEAIVAQPPGVLRGRMRLTEQGEVIANKYADAALARRSLETLACGVIAASLRPAFADVSAADVEAMDALAETSRRAYRGLVYETPGFADFFFSSTPIAELSELNIASRPVARQAARTIESLRAIPWVFSWSQARLMLPGWYGFGAATKEADLERLRAWWRGWPFFRATLRNMEMVLAKADLAIGARYAELVADVDLRAVIFGRIRAEWDRTVDRLLAITGQTQLLEHEPRLAEAIKGRLPYIEPLNHLQVELLRRRRAGEDDPKLHEALLMTLNGIASGLRNSG is encoded by the coding sequence ATGAGCGCAACCCCGCCGGGCGACGTTCGATCGGCCACCCAGGAGGTGGGGGCGCTGCTGGGGCAGATCATCCGCGATGAGGACCCGTCCGCCTTCGCGCGCATCGAAGCGGTGCGTCGGCTCGCCGTGGCCCGCCACTTCCAGGGCGCGGCCGGGGAGCTGCCGGCGCTGCTCGACGGTCTGAGCGCCGACGAAGCCTTCAAGGTCGTGCACGGCTTCGCCTGCTTCCTCCAGGCGGCCAACGCGGCGGAGGACGCCATGCAGGCGCGGCGCGCCAGCCTCGGCGAGGACGCCATCCGGCTCGACGACGTCCTGGATGCGCTCGCCAAAGAGGGCGTCACCGAGGACCAGGTGCGGGCGCTGCTCGGCAAGGGTCTGATCGTCCCGGTGCTCACCGCCCACCCGAGCGAAGTGCGCCGCAGAAGCGTGCTGGAGCACGCTCAGGCCATGCGGGAGACCCTCGGCGCCTTGGCGCATCCGGACTGCGGCCCCGACGCCGAGACGCTGTCCGAGATCCTCCTGCGCGAAACGGCCCTGCTCTGGGGCACGCGCCTCTTGCGAAGCGTCAAGCCGACCCCGGAGGACGAGGTCGACAATACGGTCGCGGTGATGCGCGCGAGCCTGTTGTCGGCCATCCCCGCCGTCTACGAGGCCTGGGAGCGACGGCTGGGCCCTGAACTGCCCGGCTTCCTGCGTCTCGGCAGCTGGGTGGGCGGCGACCGCGACGGCAATCCCTTCGTCACCGGCGAGGTTCTGCGTCGTGCGCTTGCTCGCCAGGCCGAGGCGGTGCTCGGCCACTATCTTGAAGAGGTGCATCGCCTCGGCGTCAGCCTGTCGCTCGCCGAGGACCTGGCGCCGCCGACCCCTGAGCTGAAGGCGTTCGCCGATAGTCTTGCCGACCCGCCGGCCCACCAGGCCCGGGAGCCCTACCGCCGGGCCCTGACCCTCATCTACGCGCGGTTGGCGGCGACCTACCAAGCCTTGGTCGGCCGGCCGGCCCCCCGCCTGGCCGCCGCGCGTGCGGACCCCTATGCATCCCCGGACGCGCTGGTCGCGGACCTGGAGCGCCTGCTGTCCTCGCTGCGGCGGACGAACGCACGGGCTTTCTCCCGCGGGCCTCTGCCGAACCTCGTCCGCGCCGTACGCGTATTTGGCTTCCATCTCGCCAGCTTGGACCTTCGGCAGAACGCGGCGGTGCATGAACGCGTGGTGGCCGAGCTCCTGGCGAAGGCGGGCGCCTGTGACGACTACCTCGCCTTGGACGAGGCGGGACGGCAACGTATCCTGTTGGCCGAGTTGGCGCATCGCCGCCCGCTCGTCTCGCCGATCGTCTGCTATTCCGAGGAGACCGCGCGCGAATTGGGCGTGTTCCGGGCCGCGGCCGAGGCGCGCGCCCGGTTCGGGCCAGCGGCGCTCGGCGCCTACATCGTCTCGAACGCCGGCGCAGTCTCGGACCTGCTGGAGCCCTACGTGCTGATGAAGGAGGCGGGGCTGTTCGATCCCATTGAACCCTCCGCGCCGCTGCGGGTGGAGCCGTTGTTTGAAACGATCGCCGACCTGCGGGCCGCGCCCGAGGTGCTCGCCGCCTATCTGGAGACGCCCCTGATCGCAGGGCTGATGCGCGGCGCGAACGCCCACCAGGAGGTGATGATCGGCTATTCGGATTCCAGCAAGGACGGCAGCTATCTGACCTCCAGCTGGCAGTTGCATCGGACGTCCGCGGCGCTTTCGGCGCTCGCGGACGCCAAGGGCGTGCGCCTGCAGCTGTTCCACGGCCGGGGCGGGGCGGTCGGCCGCGGCGGCGGCTCCAGCTTCGAAGCCATCGTCGCGCAGCCGCCGGGCGTGCTGCGCGGCCGTATGCGGCTGACGGAGCAGGGCGAGGTGATCGCCAACAAGTACGCCGACGCGGCGCTCGCCCGTCGCAGCCTGGAGACCTTGGCCTGTGGCGTGATCGCGGCCTCCCTGCGTCCGGCCTTTGCGGACGTGTCGGCGGCGGACGTCGAGGCGATGGACGCGCTCGCCGAAACCTCGCGCAGGGCCTACCGCGGGCTCGTCTACGAGACGCCAGGATTCGCGGACTTCTTTTTCTCGTCGACGCCCATCGCCGAGCTCAGCGAGCTCAACATCGCCAGCCGCCCGGTCGCCCGTCAGGCGGCGCGGACGATCGAGAGTCTCCGCGCCATACCGTGGGTGTTCTCCTGGTCGCAGGCGCGGCTGATGCTGCCGGGCTGGTACGGCTTTGGCGCGGCCACGAAAGAGGCGGATCTCGAGCGACTGAGGGCGTGGTGGCGAGGCTGGCCCTTTTTCCGCGCGACGCTCCGCAACATGGAGATGGTGCTCGCCAAGGCTGACCTGGCGATTGGTGCGCGCTATGCGGAGCTGGTGGCCGACGTGGATCTCCGGGCCGTCATCTTCGGCCGTATCCGGGCCGAATGGGACCGGACGGTCGACCGACTGCTGGCGATCACCGGACAGACGCAGCTGTTGGAACATGAGCCGCGGCTGGCCGAGGCCATCAAGGGCCGGTTACCCTACATCGAGCCCCTCAACCACCTGCAGGTCGAGCTGCTCCGCCGCCGCCGGGCAGGGGAGGACGATCCGAAGCTGCACGAGGCGCTGCTGATGACCCTGAACGGGATCGCCTCAGGCCTGCGCAACAGCGGCTAG
- a CDS encoding S1C family serine protease, with protein sequence MAAALLGALIASHWPASGRVNSAPAPGVRASAPDTFAPVIERVAPAVVSIYAEGAPTPAMLVLPDLPFLQPELVPPTRRMSSGSGFFISADGYVLTNHHVVEGAERVEVVLHNERRLRARLIGSDPATDLAVLKVSGGRFNYVDLKRAGSPKVGDWVIAIGNPFGLGATATAGIVSAYGRDLGSAFVDYVQIDAPINRGNSGGPSFDAEGRLVGVNTAILSPSGGNVGIGFAIPAETARSVAERLIARRPIERGYMGAALQDISPDAAAALGLAEPKGALVASVTPGGPAAVAGLKPGDAILKVDGRDAEDAETVTRAVTRKRPGDRITLELFRRGQRLSLDVTLVARPPEDLLQRLAG encoded by the coding sequence TTGGCGGCAGCGCTCCTGGGTGCGCTCATCGCGAGCCATTGGCCTGCAAGCGGCCGGGTCAACTCCGCCCCGGCTCCAGGCGTTCGCGCCAGCGCCCCAGACACCTTCGCGCCCGTCATCGAGCGGGTCGCGCCGGCTGTGGTGTCGATCTATGCCGAAGGCGCGCCCACCCCGGCGATGCTGGTGCTGCCGGACCTCCCCTTTCTCCAACCCGAGCTGGTGCCCCCGACGCGCCGGATGTCCTCCGGCTCGGGCTTCTTCATCAGCGCCGACGGGTACGTGCTGACCAACCACCACGTGGTCGAGGGCGCCGAGCGCGTCGAAGTCGTGCTGCACAATGAACGGCGCCTGCGCGCGCGGCTCATCGGCAGTGACCCGGCCACGGACCTGGCGGTCCTGAAGGTGTCGGGCGGGCGCTTCAACTATGTGGACCTGAAGCGCGCCGGATCGCCGAAGGTCGGAGACTGGGTCATCGCCATCGGCAACCCCTTCGGCCTCGGCGCCACCGCGACGGCCGGCATCGTATCGGCTTACGGGCGCGATCTGGGCTCCGCCTTCGTCGACTACGTTCAGATCGACGCGCCGATCAACCGCGGCAACTCCGGCGGTCCGAGCTTCGACGCCGAGGGCCGGCTGGTCGGCGTCAACACCGCGATCCTCTCCCCGTCCGGCGGCAATGTGGGGATCGGGTTCGCGATCCCGGCCGAGACCGCGCGGTCCGTGGCCGAGCGGCTGATTGCGCGCCGGCCGATCGAGCGCGGCTACATGGGCGCCGCGCTGCAGGACATCAGCCCCGATGCGGCGGCAGCCCTGGGACTGGCTGAGCCGAAGGGTGCGTTGGTGGCCAGCGTCACGCCCGGCGGCCCCGCGGCGGTCGCCGGCCTGAAGCCGGGCGACGCCATCCTCAAGGTCGACGGGCGCGACGCCGAGGACGCTGAGACGGTCACCCGCGCCGTCACCCGCAAGCGTCCGGGAGACCGGATCACGCTCGAGCTCTTCCGCCGCGGCCAGCGCCTGAGCCTTGACGTCACCCTCGTCGCGCGACCGCCCGAGGACCTGCTGCAGCGCCTCGCCGGGTGA
- a CDS encoding TerC/Alx family metal homeostasis membrane protein: MTWTAEFLDKPLWLWAIFVTVVVGLLAFDLGVLHRKSREIPLNESLVLSGAYILVAVVFGAWTWATLGSDAGAAFFSGYVLEKSLSLDNVFVISAIFGTLMVPRALQHRVLFWGILSVLVLRALLIGLGAALVHEFAWILPVFGAFLLYAGWRLSRPRSDASEALKNPLYQILLRRLPVTPELQGSRFFVRGASGRWTATPLFLALVLVELSDVMFAVDSVPAIFAITTDPYVVYTSNIFAVLGLRALYFALADVINRFEHLKAAMGLLLALAGAKIFYNVIFGKIDPMISLAVTLSVLIGGVSYSLWRTRKGAKPDAAAPASQRLAQ; the protein is encoded by the coding sequence ATGACCTGGACCGCTGAATTCCTCGACAAGCCGCTATGGCTATGGGCCATCTTCGTGACCGTCGTGGTCGGCCTCCTCGCCTTCGACCTGGGCGTCCTGCACCGCAAGAGCCGCGAGATCCCGCTCAACGAGAGCCTCGTGCTGAGCGGCGCCTACATCCTGGTGGCGGTCGTGTTCGGCGCCTGGACCTGGGCGACGCTGGGCTCCGACGCGGGCGCGGCCTTCTTCAGCGGCTACGTGCTGGAGAAGAGCCTTTCGCTCGACAATGTCTTCGTCATCTCAGCCATCTTCGGGACACTGATGGTGCCGCGGGCGCTTCAGCATCGCGTGCTCTTCTGGGGCATCCTGAGCGTGCTGGTCCTGCGGGCGCTCCTGATCGGCCTGGGCGCGGCGCTCGTGCACGAGTTCGCGTGGATCCTGCCGGTCTTCGGCGCCTTCCTGCTCTACGCGGGCTGGCGCCTCAGCCGCCCGCGGAGCGATGCGTCCGAGGCGCTGAAGAACCCCCTATACCAGATCCTGCTCCGACGGCTGCCGGTGACGCCGGAGCTGCAGGGCAGCCGCTTCTTCGTACGCGGCGCCTCCGGTCGCTGGACCGCCACCCCTCTCTTCCTCGCCCTGGTGCTCGTGGAACTCAGCGACGTCATGTTCGCCGTCGACAGCGTGCCGGCGATCTTCGCGATCACCACTGACCCCTATGTGGTCTACACCTCAAACATCTTCGCGGTTCTGGGCCTGCGGGCGCTCTATTTCGCCTTGGCCGACGTGATCAACCGGTTCGAGCACCTCAAGGCCGCCATGGGCCTGCTGCTCGCCCTGGCCGGCGCGAAGATCTTCTACAACGTCATCTTCGGGAAGATCGACCCGATGATCTCGCTCGCGGTCACCCTGAGCGTGCTGATCGGCGGGGTATCCTACTCGCTCTGGCGCACCCGCAAGGGCGCCAAGCCGGACGCGGCGGCGCCGGCGTCGCAGCGGCTGGCCCAGTGA
- a CDS encoding BON domain-containing protein — translation MISDVELKRRAEAEIAAALGDDACDLAVAVKDAVATLSGFVKRYSDACIAEHAARKAGVRGIANEIEVRLPLVDRRSDPEIARAALKALEAEDLGVAERLFVRVKNGVLTLEGSTESAPQRVAAERVVRRLKGLKGLVNQIRVEPPKPASEAPAPTPRAPEEARSFAEASDPEPAISALRVREVVGVVDSQEELDALVNELTTHGVDRTDISLMGTFSAVFHKLKKVYRRPDEVADLPDVPRRSLVTRDDVFASTALVFGTLLTVGSFGAALPVVASGGALAAAIAAAVGGGAAAGALARIIRDKVINPRDAARLEDDLMSGGLVVFVRVDTSAEEANALKIMREVGADNVHVHEIDVGRRRDDLPLSAVQPLFDEALPRAETTR, via the coding sequence ATGATCTCGGATGTCGAATTGAAACGAAGGGCTGAGGCGGAGATCGCCGCGGCCCTCGGCGACGACGCCTGCGACCTGGCCGTCGCCGTCAAAGACGCGGTCGCCACCCTCAGCGGCTTCGTGAAGCGTTATTCGGACGCCTGCATCGCCGAGCATGCGGCGCGCAAGGCGGGCGTTCGCGGCATCGCCAATGAAATCGAAGTGCGCTTGCCGCTGGTCGATCGGCGGAGCGACCCGGAGATCGCCCGCGCGGCGCTGAAGGCGCTGGAGGCTGAGGACCTCGGCGTGGCTGAGCGGCTGTTCGTGCGCGTCAAGAACGGGGTCTTGACGCTGGAGGGAAGCACCGAGAGCGCGCCGCAGCGCGTCGCCGCCGAACGGGTCGTGCGCCGTCTGAAGGGTCTCAAGGGGCTCGTCAATCAGATCCGGGTCGAGCCGCCGAAGCCGGCTTCTGAGGCGCCGGCGCCCACGCCGCGCGCGCCTGAGGAGGCGCGCTCCTTCGCCGAGGCCTCCGATCCGGAGCCGGCGATCTCCGCCCTGCGGGTGCGGGAGGTCGTGGGCGTCGTCGACAGTCAGGAAGAACTCGATGCCTTGGTGAATGAGCTGACCACCCACGGCGTCGACCGCACCGACATCAGCCTCATGGGAACCTTCTCGGCGGTGTTCCACAAGCTGAAGAAGGTCTATCGCCGGCCCGACGAGGTCGCGGATCTTCCTGATGTCCCGCGCCGGTCGCTGGTGACGCGCGACGACGTCTTCGCCTCCACGGCCCTGGTGTTCGGCACCTTGCTGACCGTGGGCAGCTTTGGCGCCGCCCTGCCGGTCGTCGCCTCAGGCGGGGCCCTGGCTGCGGCGATCGCGGCCGCGGTCGGCGGCGGCGCGGCGGCCGGCGCGCTTGCGCGGATCATCCGCGACAAGGTGATCAACCCGCGGGACGCCGCGCGGCTGGAGGATGATCTGATGAGCGGCGGCCTTGTGGTGTTCGTCCGGGTCGACACCTCAGCCGAGGAAGCGAACGCGCTCAAGATCATGCGCGAGGTGGGCGCGGACAACGTGCATGTGCACGAAATCGACGTGGGCCGCCGGCGTGACGATCTTCCGCTGAGCGCGGTTCAGCCTCTGTTCGACGAGGCGCTTCCCCGCGCGGAAACAACGCGATAG
- a CDS encoding hybrid sensor histidine kinase/response regulator — protein MRPDPIQDPLLVFCPIGRDGKVGAELLRKGGLPARVIDSFDPPGGYAETGGLLVAEEAFDRSDPEPLFRWLRTQPPWSDYPIILLRNRESGVTAQVEARFGRLGNVTILERPLHLTTLVSAASTALRARLRQREAEAYLLERLRAAEALRETESRFRSLADSAPALIWTSDADGRVIYANRRHWEVFGEPAEGFTGTGWLAPILEEDRPAVESAWRQACLARQTLNLEYRVRDKDGELRWLHCEAAPRGGQGAYLGHVASATDVTAVKSAAELLERRVEERTAELAVANRQLLTEIAEREKMEATLLKMQRLEAVGQLTAGIAHDFNNLLQVIVGGLTMLERGGDPARAQARIQMMRQAAERGATLTKQLLAFSRRQKLAPQPVNLNEALESMRGLLQGAIGGSMALELKPGKALWPALVDPTQIEMIVLNLAINARDAMDVGGRLTVQTGNVTISGARVRPEEPEPGDYVMVAVSDTGSGMPPDVVARVFEPFFTTKPVGKGSGLGLSQVLGFAKQSGGGVAIETEPGRGTTVKVYLPRAPFAQADVQSSLLADGLKVAEKGGTVLVVDDDELVRETTSQMLGQLGYRVLQAGSGGAALELLSGRRKIDLLIVDFAMPGMNGVELAKLAAAKRPRLPILMATGFADHSAIQHLAADQLLTKPFSEAELAQRVRRALEDNIGATV, from the coding sequence ATGAGGCCTGATCCTATCCAGGATCCCCTGCTGGTCTTCTGTCCCATCGGCCGGGACGGAAAGGTCGGCGCGGAGCTGCTCCGTAAGGGCGGTCTGCCGGCGCGGGTGATTGACAGCTTCGATCCCCCCGGCGGCTATGCCGAGACCGGTGGATTGCTTGTCGCTGAGGAAGCCTTCGACCGGTCCGATCCGGAGCCGCTGTTCCGCTGGCTGAGGACCCAGCCGCCCTGGTCCGACTATCCCATCATCCTGCTGCGGAACCGCGAAAGCGGCGTCACCGCCCAGGTCGAGGCGCGCTTTGGACGTCTCGGCAACGTCACCATCCTCGAGCGGCCGCTGCACCTAACGACGTTGGTGAGCGCGGCGAGCACCGCCCTGCGCGCGCGCCTCCGGCAGCGCGAGGCCGAGGCCTATCTGCTCGAGCGCCTGCGGGCCGCCGAGGCGCTGCGGGAAACGGAGAGCCGGTTCCGCAGCCTTGCCGACAGCGCCCCAGCGCTGATCTGGACGTCAGATGCGGACGGCCGGGTCATCTACGCCAACCGGCGCCATTGGGAGGTGTTCGGAGAGCCGGCGGAGGGGTTCACCGGCACAGGTTGGCTGGCCCCGATCCTGGAGGAGGACCGGCCTGCGGTGGAGTCGGCCTGGCGCCAGGCTTGCCTGGCGCGCCAGACGCTCAACCTCGAATACCGTGTGCGGGACAAGGACGGCGAGCTGCGCTGGCTGCACTGCGAGGCCGCGCCGCGAGGCGGCCAGGGAGCTTATCTTGGCCATGTGGCCTCGGCCACCGATGTCACTGCCGTAAAGAGCGCCGCCGAACTGCTGGAGCGGCGGGTGGAGGAGCGCACGGCCGAGCTCGCTGTGGCCAACCGCCAGCTGCTCACCGAGATCGCCGAGCGCGAGAAGATGGAGGCGACGCTGCTGAAAATGCAGCGCCTCGAGGCCGTGGGCCAGCTCACCGCCGGCATTGCGCACGACTTCAACAATCTGCTGCAGGTGATCGTGGGCGGCCTGACCATGCTCGAGCGGGGCGGCGACCCCGCTCGGGCGCAGGCGCGGATCCAGATGATGCGGCAAGCCGCCGAGCGGGGCGCCACCCTCACCAAGCAGCTGTTGGCCTTCTCTCGCCGACAGAAGCTCGCGCCCCAGCCGGTCAACCTCAACGAGGCCCTGGAGAGCATGCGCGGCCTGTTGCAGGGCGCGATCGGCGGCAGCATGGCGCTCGAGCTGAAGCCCGGAAAGGCGCTCTGGCCGGCGCTGGTCGATCCCACGCAGATCGAGATGATCGTCCTGAACCTAGCCATCAACGCCCGGGACGCCATGGACGTGGGCGGACGACTGACCGTCCAGACCGGCAATGTCACCATCAGCGGAGCCCGCGTGCGACCCGAGGAGCCGGAGCCGGGGGACTATGTGATGGTGGCGGTCAGCGACACCGGATCGGGCATGCCGCCTGACGTCGTGGCCCGCGTTTTCGAGCCCTTCTTCACCACCAAGCCCGTGGGCAAGGGCTCGGGCCTGGGCCTGAGCCAGGTGCTGGGCTTCGCCAAACAATCCGGCGGCGGCGTCGCAATCGAGACGGAGCCGGGCCGGGGCACGACCGTGAAGGTCTACTTGCCGCGCGCGCCTTTTGCGCAGGCGGACGTCCAGAGCTCGCTGCTGGCCGATGGTCTGAAGGTGGCGGAAAAGGGCGGGACAGTGCTTGTCGTCGACGATGACGAACTCGTCCGCGAAACCACGAGCCAGATGCTCGGGCAGCTCGGCTATCGGGTGCTACAGGCGGGCAGCGGCGGCGCGGCGCTGGAGTTGCTGAGCGGACGCCGAAAGATCGACCTGCTCATCGTCGACTTCGCCATGCCCGGGATGAACGGCGTTGAACTCGCCAAGCTCGCGGCCGCCAAGCGGCCACGGCTTCCGATCCTGATGGCGACCGGGTTCGCCGATCACAGCGCGATCCAGCACCTCGCGGCCGACCAGCTCCTGACCAAGCCATTTTCCGAGGCGGAGCTCGCCCAACGGGTGCGCCGGGCCCTTGAGGATAACATCGGCGCCACAGTCTGA